Below is a window of Brachyspira pilosicoli DNA.
CATTTTATCAATATATTTATTATTAAACTCATATCTATGTCTATGTCTTTCGCTTATTACAGTAGAGTTATATAATTTATGAGCTAAAGAACCCTCTTTTATATTGCATTCAAAAGCACCAAGTCTCATAGTGCCGCCTTTAAGCATGATTTTCTTTTGTTCTTCCATCATAGTAATAATTGGGTTTTTACAATTTTCATTTATCTCTATTGTGTTTGCATCTTCAAGTTTTAATACATTTCTTGCAAACTCTATACTCATAAGCTGCATACCTAAACATATTCCCAAATAAGGAATTTTATTCTCTCTGGCATATTTAATGGCTTTTATCTTTCCTTCTATTCCTCTCTCTCCAAATCCTCCAGGTATAATAAGTCCATTAATATCCTCAAAATATTTTGACATATCATCTTTACCTTCTAATTCTTCTGCATTTATCCATTTTATATCAACGTTAATGTCATTGTATATTCCGCCATGATTTAACGCCTCTATTAATGATATATAAGCATCTTTCATAGATATATATTTTCCAACAACAGCAATAGTAACTTTTTCATTTTGTATAGCTATATTTTTTTGTTTAGCTACCAATTCTGTCCAATGAGATAAATCTATCTTAGCCGTTTCTAATTTAAAATGTTTACATACCACATCAGAAAGCCCCTGAGCTTCAAGCATTAGTGGTACAGAATATATATTAGGTTCATCAAAGTTCTCAAATACATTTTGTTTTGGCAAATTACAGAATAATGCTATTTTAGATTTATGAGATTCTTCTAAATGTTTATTTGTTCTGCATACTAATATATCAGGTATAATACCGCTTTGCATAAGTTCTTTTACACTATGCTGAGTTGGTTTTGTTTTAATCTCTTCAGATGAACTTATAAAAGGTATTAATGTAACATGTATATATAAAACATTATCCTGTCCTAATTCTGTTTTTACCTGTCTTATAGCTTCAATATATGGCAATGATTCTATGTCCCCAATAGTTCCGCCTATTTCTGTGATTACTATATCAGTTTTTTTAGTATCATTTTCTCTGTATATTCTTCTTTTTATTTCATTTGTAATATGAGGTATAACCTGAACAGTTTGTCCAAGATATTTACCTTCTCTTTCCATATTTATAACATGCTGATATATTTTACCAGTAGTAACATTGCTGTATTTATTTAAATTTTCATCAATAAATCTTTCATAATGCCCAATATCCAAATCTGTTTCAGCTCCATCATCAGTAACAAAAACTTCACCATGCTGAAAAGGACTCATAGTACCCGGGTCAAGATTGATGTAAGGGTCTAATTTTTGTATAGTTACACTTAAACCGCGAGCCTTTAATAGCCTTCCAAGTGAAGCAGCTGTTATACCTTTACCAAGTCCAGATACAACTCCGCCTGTTACAAATATGTATTTAGTATCCATAGTTTCCTCTGTTATTCCTTTAATATTTTGATTATAAACAATATCATTAAAAAAATATAAAATCAAGGTAAATTTTTTATTAATTGTAATATTTTTTGTTATATATTAGAAATAAAAAATTAAAAATAATTTTTTTAGAGGTGTTAGTTATGATGAGATTGTTTATTAGTTTGGTTATAGTTTTGTTTTTAGCTTCTTGTACAGCTTCAAACAATAAAGAAGAAAATAATGCCCCTTCAGAAGTGGTTGTTGATTATGTTCAAGTGGATTCTCCAAATTCTTTTATTCCTTTAGGTATAGGAATTACAGTAGCCCCTCCAGAACATGGCCAAAATGCTAAATATTTTATAGCTAACAAAGATGTTGCTGAAGTTAATTTTGATTATATGAACAATAATTATACTTATAGAGCTTCAAAAAATACTAATAATTTGCTTTCATTTTATGGGGACTATGTTAATAGCGGGAAAAACTTTACAGAAGAAGAAAATAATATTGTTGTAGAATATAATATCGCTTCAAATAATGAAAAGTTTACATTATGGAGAGTAGATGATGTTTATTATATTTTATCAACACAGGCAGAAAATGATAAAGATTTAACTAATCTTTCGTCGCTTTATATAAAATCAATACATTGGCATAAGCAATAATATTTTTCTGTTATTGATAAATTTGCTTAAAAATAAATAGTTATTTCTTTTGTAAACTATTACATATACTCTATAGATAGATTGAAAACTAATAATATTAACAAATTATTTTTAATTTTTATTAATAATAATTAAAAACAGCTATTAATATTAGCGAATAATTGACAATTATTATTAGTAAAATATACTATATTATATACAAAATATTGGAGTTTATATAGATGAAAAAAATTAGCATTATTTTACTAATGATTTTTTTTGCTTTATCATCATGCAATAATACTGCAGCAAAAAAATCTACAAACAGCGGTGAGTTAACTATCATACACATGAATGATACGCATGGAAAAGATGAAGAAGAAATGATAGTAAATAAAGAAATAACCCCTCCGGAAACTAATTATATGTATGGGGCAGCAAGAAGGGCGACATATATAAAAGATGTGAGAGCAACTAATAATAATGTTTTAGTTCTTCATGCTGGGGATACTATTACAGGAAGCGTTTATTCTACAGTATTTATGGGAAGAGATGAAGTTGATATTATGAATATGATAGGAGTTGATGCTGCTGCTGTTGGAAACCATTTTGTAGATTATGGACTTGACAATTTTACTGAGATAATGAAAGAGAGAAAATTCCCTACTCTATCTATAAACATAAAAAATAAAAATGATAATAGCTATTATGCTTTACCATATATAGTAACAAATGTAAATGGTCTTAATGTAGCTATAATAGGCATTACAACCACAGATTCTGTTTATAATCCTAAATATGTTCAAGGGTTAGTATTTGAAAAAGAGATAGACTCATTAAAAAGTTTCTTAAAATCTACACCTCTTAATACAACCAATGATGTTACAATACTTTTGAGCCATGTAGGCTATGAGGGTGATAAAAAAATAGCCGAAGCTTTCCCTAAAACTTTTGATATAATAGTTGGAGGACACAGCCACACTGTATTAGAAGAAGCAGACATTGTAAACGGCACACCTATAGTACAGGCTGGATATTATGGAAGATATTTAGGACAAATAGATTTATCTGTAAATAATGGCAAAATAGAAAAATTTAATTATAAACTCATACCTATGGACGGTAATATCAAACAAGATACTGATATGCTATCATTTATTGATGAGATGAAAGGAACTGTAGATAAAGAGTTTAATGTTAGAATAGGTACTTTACCTGTAGAACTCGTTCATGATGGCATAAGGTCTAATTCTATGGCAATAGGCAATTTTGCTTGTGATTTGGTGTTAGATTCTTATGACAATTTGGATATGGTATTAATGAACTCTGGCGGGCTTAGAACTCCATTAAAAAAAGGCGATATAACATTGGGTAATATACAAAATGAGTTTTTCCCATTTGATAATGAAGTTGTATTGGTTACATTAACAGGAAAAGATATTTTAGATATGCTTAAAATATCCGGACAAAAGAGAGGTGCTGGTGCTTTTCTGCAGTTATCTAGAGGAATGGAAGTAAAATATAATGCTAATGGAGAATTATTATCTGCTACTTTAAATGGTGAAAATATTGATGAGACAAAAGATTATACTGTTGCTTTATCAAGTTTTGTATTTTTGGGAGGAGATGGTTATCAGGATGCCAATGGAAAAGCTATAGGAGAAAAGGGCAAAAACATAGTTATGACTGGTAATGATATGCGTGATGCCATGATAGCAAAAATTAAAGAGCTTAATAATATACCAGAAAGCTATATAGATAATAAACAAAGAGTAATATTTGAATAAAATAATTTAATATTCAATTTTAAAAAAAGAGCCTGTTTTTTATAAAGCAGGCTCTTTATTTTTTATAAAATGCCTTTTAAAATATTCTTGTAAAAAATCAGTATATATGTTAATTTTTATGCATATAATTTTATATATTTTATATAATTTTTATTGGAGTTTAAAAAATGGAGATAAGTATTGAAGAATTAGAAAATAATACTTCTGTAATAAAATTAGTAGGAGATATTGATGTTTATAGTTCTACTGATGTAAAAGATGCTATAAACTCGCAAATAGACTTCGGTGCAAAAAGAATAATTATAGATATGGAAGATGTATATTATATAGACAGCAGCGGAATAGGAGTTTTCGTATATGAAATGGGCTATTTTAAAAAAGTCAATGGTAAAATAGGAATAGTAAAAATTACAGAAAATGTGAGAAAAGTTTTTGAATTAACTAAAATTATTAGCTTCTTTCCTATATTTATGACAGTGTCAGAGGCTTTAGAAAAGTTGTAAAATAATTCTTGATTTTTTATTTAATAGTTATACAATTAATATCAAATTATATTAAAGAAAAGAACTTATGAATAGATTAATTTTTATTAGAAATGTTTTTATAATGTTTTTAATTTGTTTTAGTGTTTTTTCAAATACCCAACTATTTGCAGCTGAGAGTATTAATGATTATATTATGGAAGAGATAGGAGATAACACAGAACATCCTTTCTTCACAATACCTATAAAATTAGGACATTATATAGATTTTGATTTTAAAATAACAAAACATATTATTTTGGTAACAGTAGCAGGTATTTTATCTATACTTAGTATGAAATATTTAGCTCATAAATTAAAAAGGCCATTTAATAAGCCAACATATTTACAAAATTTATTAGAAATTATAATAGATTATATGAATAAAGATGTTATAGGGGCGGCTTTGGGTGAAGAAGGCAAAAAATATGTACCTTTCTGCTTAACTGTATTTTTATTCGTATTATTTTCTAATCTTTTGGGGCTTTTACCTGCTTTAATAAAATTACCCACAGAAGATGGGCATTACGCTTATTTGGCAGGCGGTTTAGGAGCTAATATTGGTTTTACTGGGGCTGTAGCTTTATTAGTGTTTATTGTCTACATATTCGCAGGAATAAGAAAGAAAGGAATAATAAAATACTGGGTAAAATTAGTACCAAAAGGGCTTCCAATACCTTTAATACCTATAATATGGGTTTTAGAGTTTATCACTTTATTTAATAGAGCATTTGCTTTAACTATTCGTTTGTTTGCCAACATCACAGGCGGGCATATAATGATGATAGTAATACCTTATCTTATCATCATGTCTGGAAGTTTATTAGTTTCGCCTTTTGCGGTATTATTTTTAAGTTTTATATATGTACTTGAGATGTTTGTTGCTGTTTTACAAGCTTATATATTCTCATTGTTATCGGCGGTTTATATACAGATTGCCATTAGCGATGAGCATTAATTATAAATTAAATTATATTTTTTAATAAAAGGAGTAAAAAAATGGAATTTGCTATAATAGGAGCTACTATAGGAGCAGGACTTGCAGCTATTGGAGTTGGTTTGGGTATAGGTTTTATAGGTTCAAGAGCAGTTGAAGGTATTGCTAGACAGCCTGAGGCTTCTGGTAAGATACAAACAGCTATGCTTATTTCTGCTGCTTTAATAGAAGGTGTTGGTTTATTTGCTTTAGTTATATGTATTTTAGCTTTATTTACAAAGTAATATTTAAGAGTATTGATTATAATAAATGGGGGTAAATACCTATGGCACTTTTAAAAATAGATCCGGGTATTATTATATGGACTTGGATTACATTTTTATTAGTTCTTGCTGTACTTGGAGCTTCTACTTGGAAGATTATTCTTAAAGGTTTAAATGCACGTGCAGATAAGATACAAGAAGACTTGGAAGAGGCAGAAAAGACTAGGGAAAATGCTAAGAAATCCTTGGCTGCATATAGGGAACAAATAGATAATGCTAAAACAGAAGCTAGTTCTATAATAGAAAATGCTAGGATTGAGGCTAATAGGGTTAGAGATAAAATTATTGGCAATGCTCGTGAAGAGGCTGAGTCCCATAAAAATAAAATACTCTCTGAAATTGATAGAGCTAAAGATGAAGCTATGGGAAATGTAAGAAAACAGGCAGTAGATATTGCTGTTGTTATGGCTGAAACTATATTAAAAAGAAATATAGATAAAAATGATAATCAAGCTTTGATAAATGAGTTTGTAAATAATTTTGAAAAAGATAATAATAAATAAATATGTATCTCTATAAAAAATAGGGCTTTATTAAAATGAATAATGATGAAAAATTATTGACACCAGCTGCTAATGCTATATTTAATATAGCTAAAGATGCTAGTTTAATAAATGAAACATATAATGAGCTTAAAGAATGCTGTAAATTATTTGAAGATGAAGAAATAAGAAAATATTTCGCTGATAAAACAATAGATAAAAGAGAAAAAACTGAACTTATAAAAAAAAAGTTAAAACCTATATTTTCTAAGGAAGTTTTTTCTTTTATCAATTTACTTATAGAAAATGATATTATCAATGAATTATCGAATATAGTTGATATTTACGGCAAAATGCTTGATGAACATAATAATACTGTGAGAGTAAAAATTGTTTGTGCTTACAGTATAAACGAAGAAGCTGTAAAAAAAATAATAGATACTATAAAATCATTTTCTGATAAAAAAATAGATTATGTTATAGAAATAGATGATACTTTAATAGGCGGTATAATAGTTAATATTGGCGATACAGTTTATGATTATAGTATAAAGAATCAGATAAATATGATGAAAAATAGATTTGTTTAATAATTATTAGTTTATAGAGGAAAATATGGATCCTATAACTGCTGAAATTTTTACAAATTTAAAAACTGAAATATTCAATGAAGTTCAGAAAGAAAAAACTGCTAGATTTAAGCGTATAGTAAAAAATGAGGCAAGTGCTAAAAACTATGCTAAGGCTATGTTTGATGCAGCTAATGAATTAAAAAAGATAGATATTATTAAAAAAGATTTTGACATTATTTATTCATCTTTATTTGAGGATAAGGATACTTTTTCTTTTTTCACTTCAAATTTTATAGATGGAAATGTGA
It encodes the following:
- a CDS encoding bifunctional metallophosphatase/5'-nucleotidase yields the protein MKKISIILLMIFFALSSCNNTAAKKSTNSGELTIIHMNDTHGKDEEEMIVNKEITPPETNYMYGAARRATYIKDVRATNNNVLVLHAGDTITGSVYSTVFMGRDEVDIMNMIGVDAAAVGNHFVDYGLDNFTEIMKERKFPTLSINIKNKNDNSYYALPYIVTNVNGLNVAIIGITTTDSVYNPKYVQGLVFEKEIDSLKSFLKSTPLNTTNDVTILLSHVGYEGDKKIAEAFPKTFDIIVGGHSHTVLEEADIVNGTPIVQAGYYGRYLGQIDLSVNNGKIEKFNYKLIPMDGNIKQDTDMLSFIDEMKGTVDKEFNVRIGTLPVELVHDGIRSNSMAIGNFACDLVLDSYDNLDMVLMNSGGLRTPLKKGDITLGNIQNEFFPFDNEVVLVTLTGKDILDMLKISGQKRGAGAFLQLSRGMEVKYNANGELLSATLNGENIDETKDYTVALSSFVFLGGDGYQDANGKAIGEKGKNIVMTGNDMRDAMIAKIKELNNIPESYIDNKQRVIFE
- a CDS encoding CTP synthase translates to MDTKYIFVTGGVVSGLGKGITAASLGRLLKARGLSVTIQKLDPYINLDPGTMSPFQHGEVFVTDDGAETDLDIGHYERFIDENLNKYSNVTTGKIYQHVINMEREGKYLGQTVQVIPHITNEIKRRIYRENDTKKTDIVITEIGGTIGDIESLPYIEAIRQVKTELGQDNVLYIHVTLIPFISSSEEIKTKPTQHSVKELMQSGIIPDILVCRTNKHLEESHKSKIALFCNLPKQNVFENFDEPNIYSVPLMLEAQGLSDVVCKHFKLETAKIDLSHWTELVAKQKNIAIQNEKVTIAVVGKYISMKDAYISLIEALNHGGIYNDINVDIKWINAEELEGKDDMSKYFEDINGLIIPGGFGERGIEGKIKAIKYARENKIPYLGICLGMQLMSIEFARNVLKLEDANTIEINENCKNPIITMMEEQKKIMLKGGTMRLGAFECNIKEGSLAHKLYNSTVISERHRHRYEFNNKYIDKMEKAGFIITGKTKDADLVEISEIKDHPFMIGVQFHPELKSRITNPHPIFVGFIEAAKKFKNK
- the atpB gene encoding F0F1 ATP synthase subunit A, with product MFLICFSVFSNTQLFAAESINDYIMEEIGDNTEHPFFTIPIKLGHYIDFDFKITKHIILVTVAGILSILSMKYLAHKLKRPFNKPTYLQNLLEIIIDYMNKDVIGAALGEEGKKYVPFCLTVFLFVLFSNLLGLLPALIKLPTEDGHYAYLAGGLGANIGFTGAVALLVFIVYIFAGIRKKGIIKYWVKLVPKGLPIPLIPIIWVLEFITLFNRAFALTIRLFANITGGHIMMIVIPYLIIMSGSLLVSPFAVLFLSFIYVLEMFVAVLQAYIFSLLSAVYIQIAISDEH
- a CDS encoding STAS domain-containing protein; translation: MEISIEELENNTSVIKLVGDIDVYSSTDVKDAINSQIDFGAKRIIIDMEDVYYIDSSGIGVFVYEMGYFKKVNGKIGIVKITENVRKVFELTKIISFFPIFMTVSEALEKL
- the atpE gene encoding ATP synthase F0 subunit C; translated protein: MEFAIIGATIGAGLAAIGVGLGIGFIGSRAVEGIARQPEASGKIQTAMLISAALIEGVGLFALVICILALFTK
- the atpF gene encoding F0F1 ATP synthase subunit B yields the protein MALLKIDPGIIIWTWITFLLVLAVLGASTWKIILKGLNARADKIQEDLEEAEKTRENAKKSLAAYREQIDNAKTEASSIIENARIEANRVRDKIIGNAREEAESHKNKILSEIDRAKDEAMGNVRKQAVDIAVVMAETILKRNIDKNDNQALINEFVNNFEKDNNK
- the atpH gene encoding ATP synthase F1 subunit delta is translated as MNNDEKLLTPAANAIFNIAKDASLINETYNELKECCKLFEDEEIRKYFADKTIDKREKTELIKKKLKPIFSKEVFSFINLLIENDIINELSNIVDIYGKMLDEHNNTVRVKIVCAYSINEEAVKKIIDTIKSFSDKKIDYVIEIDDTLIGGIIVNIGDTVYDYSIKNQINMMKNRFV